Part of the Parambassis ranga chromosome 16, fParRan2.1, whole genome shotgun sequence genome, CcaaaatgtgacttttaaaGAGCTTGATTGgtgttaaataaaaatcatacaAGTGAAGCTTGTTATTTTTTGCTGTGAGGTGTTAATCAAAACACCTTCAGCCAAGCCGTGAGCAGGTCAGCTGTTTAATCTTAGAGAGCCATCTGTTCTTCACAGCAAAGCGGCCTGCTCCCATTAGTCCAGTAAGATGACCTTCCTGTTAATGTAGGATATTCAATTAATTTGATCTCTGCAAGTCACATATAGTTCAGACAGCTGCTTCAATTCACTCATCCAGCCTACAGTGATCTCCTTTAAAACATCTTAACAGCATCCAGTCAACACTGTAATCTATGCAAATCTTGGTCaacaataacatttttattttgagggTAACACTTAAACAGATAAGTCTTGAGAATCTGAGCAGGTGTACAGGAGTAAAAGTGATGGTTTTATcatttgaaatgtgtacatttgagTTAACATGTTACAAAATCAGTTACATACAAATAGATAAAATGTTTATGGACCGTTGTGCTTAGAATTAGTCTCTATGGGAAGCAATTACAGAACATATTGCTGATCAGAAAGTCAGTTCAAACCTTATTTTAGTTTTTGCAGAAGACAAAATATACTTCTAGATTAGTAATTTTCTGAATTCCTGTAGGGAAATTAGGTTGGTTAGGCACCAATATACAGGTAAAAGTGacagtacacacatacacacagcaacacatgcacaaatgtacataaatacacatatgAAGTGCATCTGAGAtgatatataattatataagcTGTTGGCATATTATTTCAATTTGTATCAAACAAGATGACTGTTCTCAAAACTCTGAATCCCAAATCTATAACATGCTGAGTCAGTGACATATAGGACACTCCTTATTGATATTGACATAGGGAGGGCTGGACAGACGTATCTAGACTTTATGCTGCAGACAGTAGCAGCTGGCGGGGCGGAAACACAACAGACTGCACGGTAAAAATGTTCTTTAAGACATGATGCCACCACTGctttgtccacacacacagatgagagCTCTGTGTTTAATCTCTTTAGTGGTGGCTGAAGAGCAGAAGGAGGCAGATGGCTCTTACTCAGCCTCACGTCAGTCTGAGGCCATAATAACATCATAGGAACTCTGACTAAGCTCTGGCCTGCTAGCCTATTTCGGCATTGATCATTGCCCCATTTTCTGGGAGACGTGTTCGGTGATCTGTGATCCCAGTGACATTATATGTAGCAGCAGCAATTTAAAAGTGTGcttctttttatatattttgtgtttacacagaaGCAATATCAAGCCACATGTATCATTGCCTCATACTGACATTTATAAAGGAAAGTATATAATGTCCAAGCAGGTATTATAAAGGGCCACAGCATGATGATggtataacatgtatttttaaatcaatattgCTACTGCAGAGGAATGTAGGCTTTTACTTACCCAAGAATAATTTCATTAACAGGAGAATGTAACCTGTTGTCAGGCAGTAAACACATTCTGTAAATATTTGCTTTATTTGGCCTGGAGCATCATCTTCCCAGTAGAGTCCTCTAGAGGGAGCTGCAGGAAAACTTTCCACATGCTGTTTTTCAAAAcaatgtttcttttttacacCTGAGTACATATCACTTATGTTTGCTAGTTCCTTCattctttgcattttatttcctGTGAAATTTAGATTATTaacttaaatatattttaacaatATTTAAGGATGCCATTTGGAATTTTATTCACCTTGTTTGATTTGTCTAttacaccaaaaacaaaaacagaggacatggataataaaatgaaaagtaaGAGACAGTCTTTTTTATATAAGATTATATAAACTGGTATATAAAGGTGTAttatcatgctgctgcagctggttgtcatggtaactCTTCAGTCTGCAGGTGAAAGTGCTGCCGCCCGACTCTCAGTTTTCAAAACATTCTAATTATACacgcagcagctgctgccacttGCCACATgctcaactgtgtgtgtgtgtgcgtgtttttgttgtttgtaagttgtgtgtatgtgtgagttcTTCTGCATGCATGCTTCTGAGGGTGCATGCTTACGTGCAAAACCACATGGCTGCTTTTATAATATGATTAGTTGCAAAGGTATGTAGATGTATTGTCATGGACCGAGTTCTGCTGTGGAGTTCAGGGTAAAACCTTCACTTACTGCAAAGAGAACATTTCTGGCTGGTGAAAAGTCAAATCATGATTTGATGAACTAGCTGTCAGTATGTTCACCAAACAACCAAACAACCAAGCAGATCAACAAAGGGTcaacaaatacaacacaacaatCTATCAATAGCTGTTAgctttgttgctttgttgtaGATTATTTAAGAGTATTTAAGAGAGAAGTCTTTGTACAGAAAACCATCAGGATGAAAAGCTTGTGACCTGTCGTCACATCTACAATATGCTCTAAACTGCCTGCACTTCCTCAAAGGACACCGATCGGTCAAAACCATCGGTGGGTCAACTGCAAGCATGAAGCTTGGAGGCTGCGTGGGGTCAATTATTAGGATGTAAGAGAAAACAAATTGTTGTAtggaaatgtaaaataataaaaaataattctatCCTTTTTTGACTGAGATGATACATCACATCAAATCTAATGTACAAAACATTATCAATACAGCTTGAGTGTAACAATATAGTATTGACACAGCTCAAATCAGGGAGCTCCTGAATGACGGTTTAAGCTAAAAGATATGTCATTAACACTTGTGTGTGAATGGCAGCTTACACTCTAAAAGCTATGAGAAACTACACTTCCCTTTCATATCCAGTTTCTTTCTAGATGCTCAGGGAATTACATAGTATTTCACACAGCAGCACGAGTGGCAGGGACAGAATTACAAACTACCTCAGGGGAGGGGACGCACTGTGTAATCGTATATATCAACCTGCTAAATCAGTGTAAATGTGCAGCTCGTCTGCACTTCAGTCATTCATCGTGAATCTTCTAAGGAGGTGGATTAGGCTGGAGTAGTCAGAGGAATTACAAAGTGTAAATATGTTGTTATATCACAGTTAGGGGTGTCGTTCTTGTTGTGATCTGCATTGTGACTGACTCACTTGTTTTTGCTGAAGGGTATTTATCAGAAACAAATACAACTGGATGAGAGCAGGAGATCCTGAGCCAGATTAACGCTTCTCTATCAAGATGATTGGAGGTTTAAATAGAATCAATCATTGCATAATGACAAGAATAGCTTACCAAGAAGGATCTAGTACCACAATGTTTGTGCAAGTGTTGAGGAATAATTAAGAAACACAAcactgttatttaaatgttgtcCAAACTGATATTTATTCATTCAGTGAGTAAAATGTTAAACGTGTCTTTCAGTACTTTAAATGATTTATAGCCTGTTTAAATACAACAACATTTAAAAGataattgatgaacagatgaaaaATCATGAGAAGACTAATAACATAGTTTCACTTCATGATCTAAAAGGTTGGTCTTagaacacttgttttttttatatagaacAAAGGATGACCACAGGTGAAGTGAAGGTCTTTGTGGTTCAACCCACTGCTTTACTGAAACTGGCCTGGCAACCCAAGTGTCCTTTAGGCTCCTCCAAAAGCACGAGACTGCCAGCTGAGGACTGACCTACTCGGTATCAGCTCAAATTTCCATAAACCATGTTTAGGACACCACACTGCTGCCTGTAGCCTCAAGACAAACAGTCACACAAGAGCGAACTGGTCTGCAAGTAAGAAAGAGTACCTGTGACTGTGTGATATTTGagatgacagaaataaaaattaggtgtacaaaatacattttgccTTAGACTGCACAGAGCGGACTACAGTCTACAAcataaagtatatatatatatatatatatatatatatttataattgaaTCATCTCCAAACTTAGGACCAAAGTTCTAGTTAATtacatattgtgtttttgtttatattttcattctgtctgatctgtctgtctccagCTCTAAGGAAGCAGTACACAGAATATAATGTAGCCATGAACAGTAAACATCACATTTCAATGCAAAGAAGTGGAAAGAGTTCAAGTAGTGCTTCAGCTAATTTTAGCTAGTAAGAGGTGGTTTCAAAGCCCTGTGTGTGGGTGACCAGTCATGTCCACTCCAAGTGATTGATAGTGAGGTGAGGTCTGTGCTTGTGACTGCCATGTGACTCTAATGTCTATACCATAACTTGGCAGACAAAAATGACCCTTAAAAACCTGTCTGCCTAAACTCTTCTTTTGTATTTCTTTTAAGCAATCTCATTTACTGTTGTTGCTGTGGAGACTTACACGCTGTTTTCTGGTTGTGCgaacacaaacaaacctggTAGTATAAAGAGAAAGTTAATTCCTTGAACTGGGACTCAATGAGTTGACTTGTCCAATCTGTCTGGTGGCTCAAAGGACCGTCTATTTTTAGACGATTcagggaggggaaggagggagagagggggagagggagagagggagagagggagagagggagagagggagagaggaagggaaaaCAAGAGCAGGTCcaggcagacacacatataGAGAGCAATTATTTTGAACATTTGAACAAGttatatttaaacaaaaaacacaacttccTGTTAATTTTGTCACTACTTTGTGAAGGATCATAGGCTTGATTGGCAGTCATGGGTTTCCTGGAAGGGTAAGGGACCCCTTCTTTAGTGGCTgctgagggaggggggggggcaagagTAGAATGGCTGAAGAaatggaaaaggaggaggaggtggagggaagatagggaggaggaggagggggggtgaggCTCTTCTCCTCTCTATGTAAGAGCATTAACTGTAGAGTGTTCTGGCGGTGACAGGGCTGTCAGGGTCAGATGGCTGCTCAGCCTGATTAGACCAGCTCACAGCAGATCCTCAGCCCAGCACACTGCACTGTTACAGCGAGGTAGAGCTACCAACTGGCACATGCAGCCAGGCTTACTGAGCAGGGCCAGAGGGGATGAGGAGAGGTGCATAGGTTAGTGTCATAGTGGGGCAGAGCAACAGGTTGTTGTCTTATTTCCTCTGCCTGGTCTTTCAGCAGGAAAAGACGTCCACTGCAGAAGAATTGAACACATTTATTCTGTGTTTGGAGATGACACTGATGAGCTGAGCGGTAAGTCTTCACTTGTATTGACTTTGCTGCGTGACGGTTGATTATAGATAATGATCACATACAGCTTCCTGATTCTGACATAGTGTCATAGCAGGTTTCACAGCTTTTGAGAAAACTAGATAAACGAGATAATTAAAGGGAGCGGCAGCTGGCAATCAAGCTAATCAAAGGAGTTCAGTGAGAGTAGGAAggcaggagtgaagcagctctgCAGACTGTTGTTGCTGCAAAAATGTGATGTGTCATAGAATCAGCCACTGGTATAGATAGAGCTATAAATACAGCTGCAGGTATTCGGGGGTTTACTATAACAGGCAGTCAGCTGGTTGTATGTCAGCATTCTGACTGTTGTAggactgctgcttctgcaggaCTGTGTCAGTGCTTTGTGGATTTTCCTGTTCCACTGAGGTAAGAGGAGCGGTTAGGTTCAGACTGAGGTGTCGGGACTTTTTCACGCTGATTAATTCTTCTATAGTAAAACCACAACTTTCTGTCTGCAGAGGTGACTGCACTGCTGTAGGGTTTATCCTGTGTGGGGCCACCACTACTGTCTTGTTGTAAAGCTACAAGCTTACCGTGGCTCAGTCAGCCTTACTTCACAGACACTCTTTGGCACCTCTAAAATAATACTGAGATCCATTTTTATTCTCTTTGGGCCCTGACTTAGCCTATGGTAGAGCAAACAGCTAGGATGCACCTGTTTTTCCAACATAAACTGCTCTCTGAGGAGCAGAAGGCGGCTTTACACCTTTAATTGGAagtactgctgctgtcaggtcATTTCATGCTGTTTTTATCAAGTCGTGTTTCTCACAGTCCAAAGTGACATTTTGTTGGATTCATTCAGCATTTTTTGTAcaataaatattgatttttcaCATTTGGACTCTATGGAAAATAGCTGACCTCTGATTAGTGGTAACACAGGATGAATTCAACAACCTGGAACAGACTACACTCTTCTGGAAGAGTGACTGAgtaagtctgtgtgtgattatgaatgtgtgtgtgtgttggagctgAGGTGAAGAGGTGACCACAGATTACCCAGATTAACTCTGGGCTTTCCCTGGttgtttgtctgagtgtttGAGCGGGTGGAGGGTTACAGCCTGAACCATCTTCCTTCATGTTTCTCTCACTGAACTACTTCCCAAGTGGGACCTCCTGGAACCAGATCTCAGTTTTTGTTACTGAACAAGAaagatttacagaaaacaaCTGCTCTATTTCTTATTCTCTTGAAGGATGAGCCGATGTTTTGTTTTGAGGCTGGAATAAGAAAAATATTGTTAGTTTAAAATAGTTTAAGGTTTCTACTTCATTAGCaccacatttatttttctgctctttgttttgctcttcAGAACCGCCAGTTGATGGAGTTTGTGCGACAGACTGGTGACTACTGCCACGCTCAACACATCTAGACCTGGTCTAGGAGGATGCTGCACCATGCAGTCCAGGGGCCATGAACCCTGAAAGACAACTGGCCTCCGTGCTCTGAACCAGCCAGCTGATGGGGTAACAAGTGGAGCTCCGGCACTAACTGGAgacagaaggaaagagagagctACCGAGAGACAAGAGAAGAGCGGGATCAGTGACGATCACAGACATAAAGCAAAAAGAACGCTGACAAACTGTAGCATCCTGGACTATAAGGATACACACACCTGATGGAATAACAATCACAACaactgcaaaacacacagaaagtccAGACTCACCCAGAGATCAAAGAGAAGCTGAAGACACAGCAGCTAACTGCTACAGCTGGAGCTAAAGGTGAGGGGCGACTGGTCACCAGATCTGGACTAAATATAGGGGTGCCCCCTTTACCTCCACTTCATTAATGACTGGCCGGCTATATGATGCTGTGGTTTCTTTTTTAGGTTGGTCAGTATGATCTAAACCAGCTGCTAAAATTCAccttttgtgtatgtatgtccaAAGACATAAAGTCAATATCACGTTTAATACTGTATACAGGGGATTAGTGCATTTAACCATGTAATTCTAAGGCTTCAGTATACGGTCATTGTTCCAGGACAAGCTTCAAAATGATCTATCATCAAATTTCAGTTTCACGCAAAAATTCAGAACTCTTAGTGTGAAACTGAATTTTCAGGCTCCAACCATTGCACCCACTGAAGCAACAGTAAACAAGAGTCATTGTTATCGTAGTATCATAGTGCTGGTATCGCTGGGAAGAGGCTTCACTGTAGTTCTTAGAAAGTGTGAGCCTGTTGCTGCCAGCCTCCTGTTCTGTGAAATGACAGAGCAGTTTGGCaggttcatttattttttagacTTGTATCTCCTAAGTCATCTCTAGCTTTGTTTATTCACATTTACAATTTGACCTTCTGCATTTGTTTAATTTTGattttttgattttgattttaaatactttaataatcccatcagagaaattgcttaaggctgctcagcaaagagtgccacacaccagtgagcgcactggaggcaatgcgggtaaagtgccttgcccaaggacacacaacaatgactagggaggagttgggatcgaaccaccaaccttccggttattggaaaACTCATAACAAATCATAATTGAATCATAATGAATACGTTAATCTGAAGGCAAGAACAGAGACTGGACAAGAAGCACCAAAGAAGACAGGCCAATGCCAGCGTTACATTCAAAAATACAGCAGGATAATGAGAAATACTAGacataaacatttgtgtgtaacttttgcatgaaagaaatacagtgatttttttaagaTTATTTCCCCTTTAATAACAACTACAAAGACTGAactatatttgtatatatattttaatatatttaaagtTAAGCAAATTTAAAGGAGTGAGCACTCATCATGGGTGTCAATGTGTCATCAACACTGAGGGTTGAGGGCTGTTCTACACCCTTTTCACCATCAGAGACCATGCACAGCATGATGGGAGTTAATTTAACACTTCAGAGTGAGGTGCTGATCAAGCAGCCTAGCCTTCACCAAAAACAGTCAAGCAagcaaatgaaataaaacacacacacacacacacacattcggcGTTTACTGCAAGCGTGGACTGCAAAGGTGTTTATTCAGTTtgatgtgtgtttactttgttgCCAAGACTCTGATTAGAAGATTAGCTTAGTGCTCACTCTGAGTATcacactgtttgttgtttttactttccagaaaacaaaatgtgggAAAGATGGTGTGTGGTGTTACAAGGAATTACAtaccaaaaaaatgttttcttgcCATGTATTTTCACTCGTATAGCTAGACTAAGCTAATTTATTTGCTAATGGTTGAGCTGTTTATTTGAAATTATAACATACTGTGACCAAAGCAAAGATATAAACATGAACTCATGCTTATTTGTGCTCTTTGACTTTATGATTAACCACTAACTGATCACCTGTAAAGGTTAGAGGCCCTCCtgggaggtcaaaggtcacacttGCCACCATGAACCGTCCTGCTCCAGTAGAACTGTGCCACAAGAACATGAGATTCCTCATCACACACAACCCCACAGACAGCACGCTGGGCTCCTTCATAGAGGTGAGAGCTGTGAGACAAAGAACAGAAGTGTTATAGGATACATATAACTGAAAGTGAATGCAtgaatgtgcgtgtgtgtgtgtgtcctttcagGACCTCAAGCGTTACGGTGCCACAACAGTGGTCCgagtctgtgacatcacttaTGACAAAACACCTCTAGAGAAAGATGGCATCACAGTTGTGGtaagaacacaaacaaacacaatatatactacatttaaaaaacaataaacactaAGAGGgacacagtcagtgtttggCCCTCTCTTTTAGGACTGGCCCTTTGATGACGGAGCCCCACCACCCAGTAAGCTGGTTGATGATTGGCTGAGTCTGCTGAAGAAGAAGTTTCAGGAGGATCCAGGAAGCTGTGTAGCTGTTCATTGTGTGGCGGGTCTGGGAAGGTAAAGAgatgcacaaacatgcaaataTTCATAAAGACACATTACTGAATTGATTTGCTGCAGACACAAAGAGGACTCACTGTGTTTTTGCACTCGCTCATTTAGGGCTCCTGTGCTGGTCGCTTTGGCTCTCATAGAAAGCGGGATGAAGTATGAAGATGCTATTCAGCTCATCCGACAGTGAGTACATCTCTACACGACATCCTACAAAATGTTGGAGCAGCTGAAATGacaaacaagtgtgttttttgtgtgtgtgtgtttcaggaagcGTCGTGGAGCCATCAACAGTAAACAGCTGACCTACCTGGAGAAGTATCGCTCGAAGCAGAGACTCCGCTTTAaagactctcacacacacaagaacaagtGTTGCacaatgtgaacacacactcacacacctcagCAATTTTTCTGGAAATTCACCCACACGGGCCTTGTGTCATTATCACAAACACTGATACACAGTACAAGGGCTTCACCAGCCCACAGGTAGTCTGGAAATGTAGTTTTTACAGACATTTcatctttcttttatttcaaGGATCATGTTGTTGAGCGTTTGTTTCAACACAGCACACAATggaaaaaataatgaatgacACATTATCGCGTGTTTTTGATTGTATTTctgaaaaagacacaaaataaatgGAAGGAGGATGTTTTCACTTTCAGATTTTCCTGCAAACAAGTAAAAACACGGTGTGTTGTTCATGTTGCCTGAACAGATTAGGTGAGGAACTGATTTTATAACTGTTGAACGGTCTTCAATACCTCAAACCTGATATGATACTCATCCAAAGTGTCTAAACATCAGCAATCTCAGGGTGTAAAATCACACTcagtataattttttttttagtataaaaaaaacattttttaaacatttttgagAGACTACATCTTAAAATCATTATCGTTATTTTTCCCCTGTTAATGCAAATCGGCAGTTCAGGTTGACATTTGCATGAAACGTTTTGGTAAACACGGCGCCTTCATTTGGTTTTGTCACGGTTTTAATACCTTGTGCTCATGTTTACATATCGGTGTGTGCATTACATTACGCTTTGTTTACTGAGTTGAGTTAAGTTAAGTTTGTTAGCAGCCTTAGATTCCTAGCCAGGTTTGTATCATAAGAAAATAAATTTATTATAATATGACTGAGGGATGTAATCtagatgtaaataataatatatattatacatatacatgtgtatCACTTGTGTTCTTCTTGCAGGGTGAACCACTCCCCATTTATATTGGTTACTAAAAAGTATTATATGTTTCATATTCCTGTGTCCTACACATTTGGGTTTAACCTGAGGCTAATTTCTTGCCTAAAACATGGATAAATTGAGGTGCTGGTATCATTTCAGCACCATCACATGATAAGCTTAGGCTGCAGCTCCTTACACGTATCAgggtggtttttttttctttgtcattgACATAGCATGCACTGCTTctgttaaaaacatctttaaccaCCTGTCCTGAACAATCTGTGTTAAAATGAGAGGCTGTAACATTCAATTAAAGGATCAGCCAAAATGTGAATTTTAacaaattgtttgtttattgtgtttgtttgagtgtgtgtatgtgtatatgtgtctgaGACTGGTAGGTAACTGATAATTGGGACAGGCCTGggctgatttttgttttttcaaaaaagGTGTACATGTCATACATCTGTAAATTTTT contains:
- the LOC114448685 gene encoding protein tyrosine phosphatase type IVA 3, encoding MNRPAPVELCHKNMRFLITHNPTDSTLGSFIEDLKRYGATTVVRVCDITYDKTPLEKDGITVVDWPFDDGAPPPSKLVDDWLSLLKKKFQEDPGSCVAVHCVAGLGRAPVLVALALIESGMKYEDAIQLIRQKRRGAINSKQLTYLEKYRSKQRLRFKDSHTHKNKCCTM